From Toxorhynchites rutilus septentrionalis strain SRP chromosome 2, ASM2978413v1, whole genome shotgun sequence, a single genomic window includes:
- the LOC129767397 gene encoding protein mahjong isoform X3, whose amino-acid sequence MASPPDQVEILRGRDLTRIFQLWEERHSTSGYDPEPIVTRLAEIFEEETEVYMRKDPDPFDERHPSRTDPNSELGRMLKTLFRKDHFMTRLVNDYLRDNFFTRQNVQQCSQPLNIAACRLILVIMPGLETSAVFQAEFDHLINRLYGWAESSPEPLQSYATGLLGAAMEVQEIAVSFREQNIRLLPIMLRRLHVLQLAHRNRDRLLEAGEGTSSTAFQRMFQGESTSISQQSSPVKTRDEAPMEDEENSADAERPFAHLGATETVTAPSNGASPESNLNLLFQNENSQNTQDNGQGRTSHRNMIPIFPATIATSQMLILRYLTPMGEYQEFLPHVFEHNAMSLIFRYIENLEAKDTCLAFEALKYLASLLCHKKFSLEFIANGGLERLLKVPRPSLAATGVSIAFYYLAYCEDAMERICLMPQKIITELVTYALWLLGCSHDSGRCHATMFFGLSCQFKTMMDEFDKQDGLRKMYNVISVLPILLPADDYNLNDDEECAARQVVRHVCVALKKYFENHLYYKYSQVTRQQCPTGTLAQPVFKSVKNSPEVISDQIKTLQELLPMKARWSPVDEFLDLGGVNLLLRIIALAYEWNYSGRSCSAETVRAALDVLNICCVIPRVHAMFCERIDFPDEGSAAGINIVLGAAEGEIVADAEVQKSALAVLVHTVCAPIHRPSGSLARFGSAKKRMPNKNSEELLQKVWESVRSNNGIIVLLSLMCVKTPITDADCIRGMACRALAGLARSETVQQIIGKLPLFVNGQLQSLMRDPILQEKRAEHVQFQKYALELMERVSGKAKTFNNQLDTSLADIHKANVVAQTKIQFNEQQLYQLIYQHLMARGLSETATNLVKESGISVPISHQQHHQHQQVSSISRNLHHSPFAFRSPSATIIQRSRIRSKASEPSFNHSMAQANLQAALAAASIEASSLAAGSTNSDLQAIKMDTPIGAGATLASDATTEPFTPIKLIKKTNTSSASAGGAAGSSSSHGNSININTPFSSSSSNQRSLQKQISATVDTASFLVPASTSSKTTTTDGPSSTVTLDTIITEYLTNQHALCKHPMSTCPQFDLFVPHKCPDPRPNRASGMSTNFAARFFKRHAGYSSERFDRRLVHSNFSASRVLRPQDSEFFFTCCYFTPCATKLITGSHSGEVKIFNLSDSNEEYNYSCHESYVNSIKCSKDGQLLLTSCAWRSPMTALWNIENNRFSQKLQWDEEEYMEFPNIKQDKVLATTGEVATIYDINTGQKTLSLVPNIYNQYTKNRATFCPSDELVLSDGVLWDVTSGKEIHKFDKLNQTISGVFHPNGLEIVSNTEVWDLRTFHLLRTVPALDQCYVSFSPQNVIYGICPEVETEPNSDNVFFESSFKVLDGYNYSSISTVDVKRNIYDLAINLYGSQIAIVENQGGFNSVQESVVRIYSVGRKKNTEDDAEEEEEEMENSEDNSMSETESVGSSSSSEDDDDDDDMDDNDDDGDNGENDDNEDNDGGEDDGANNNEDDGEEDASSWTTTSDLEDFLLL is encoded by the exons ATGGCATCACCACCTGATCAGGTGGAAATATTGAGGGGACGTGatcttacgcggattttccagcTATGGGAGGAGAGGCACAGTACCTCCGGATATGATCCGGAGCCAATTGTGACAAG ATTAGCGGAAATCTTCGAGGAGGAAACCGAGGTGTACATGCGCAAAGATCCGGACCCTTTCGATGAGCGACACCCGTCCCGAACCGATCCAAACAGTGAGCTCGGTCGGATGTTGAAAACTTTGTTTCGAAAGGATCACTTTATGACCCGGCTGGTGAACGATTACTTGCGGGATAATTTCTTCACGAGACAGAATGTGCAACAATGTTCGCAACCGCTCAACATCGCCGCCTGTCGGCTTATTCTGGTTATCATGCCCGGACTGGAGACATCGGCTGTGTTCCAGGCTGAATTCGATCATTTGATTAACAGACTCTACGGATGGGCAGAATCGAGTCCCGAACCGCTGCAAAGTTACGCCACGGGACTGTTGGGAGCGGCAATGGAAGTGCAGGAGATTGCTGTCAGTTTCAGGGAGCAAAATATTCGACTGTTGCCAATAATGCTGCGCCGATTGCATGTCCTTCAGTTGGCCCACCGGAATCGTGATCGGCTGCTAGAGGCTGGGGAAGGCACCAGTAGTACCGCCTTCCAGCGAATGTTCCAAGGAGAGTCGACCTCAATTTCACAGCAATCATCGCCTGTGAAGACGCGGGACGAGGCTCCGATGGAGGATGAAGAAAACAGCGCGGATGCGGAAAGACCATTTGCCCACTTGGGTGCCACAGAGACTGTCACCGCGCCATCAAACGGAGCTTCGCCAGAGTCGAATCTGAATTTATTGTTCCAAAATGAAAACAGTCAAAACACACAGGATAATGGGCAAGGTCGAACTTCCCATCGGAACATGATTCCGATCTTTCCGGCCACGATCGCAACCAGCCAAATGTTGATTCTGCGGTACCTTACCCCGATGGGAGAGTATCAGGAGTTTCTTCCGCACGTCTTCGAGCACAACGCCATGAGCCTAATTTTTCGATATATCGAAAATTTGGAAGCCAAAGATACCTGTTTGGCGTTCGAAGCCCTCAAATATCTCGCATCGCTCCTTTGTCACAAAAAGTTTTCGCTGGAATTCATTGCAAACGGGGGGTTGGAACGTCTGCTAAAGGTTCCCAGACCAAGCCTCGCTGCCACCGGAGTTTCGATCGCATTCTACTATCTAGCCTATTGCGAGGATGCGATGGAACGGATCTGTTTGATGCCACAGAAGATAATCACCGAATTGGTCACCTATGCCCTTTGGCTCTTGGGTTGTTCTCACGATTCTGGCCGTTGTCACGCGACAATGTTCTTCGGTCTCAGTTGCCAATTCAAAACCATGATGGATGAATTCGATAAGCAGGATGGACTTCGGAAAATGTACAACGTGATATCGGTGCTTCCAATTTTGCTGCCGGCGGACGATTACAACCTCAATGACGACGAGGAGTGCGCCGCACGCCAGGTGGTACGCCACGTGTGCGTTGCGTTGAAAAAGTATTTCGAAAATCATCTTTACTACAAATACAGCCAGGTCACGCGACAGCAGTGCCCCACAGGAACACTCGCGCAGCCGGTTTTTAAGTCGGTCAAAAACTCCCCCGAGGTAATAAGCGATCAGATCAAAACGCTGCAAGAGTTGCTGCCGATGAAGGCACGCTGGTCGCCGGTGGACGAGTTCCTCGATTTGGGAGGGGTGAATCTACTTTTGCGTATCATTGCGTTGGCTTACGAGTGGAACTATAGTGGACG TTCTTGCAGTGCCGAGACGGTGCGAGCCGCACTGGATGTACTCAACATCTGCTGTGTTATCCCCCGGGTGCACGCAATGTTTTGCGAGAGGATTGATTTCCCGGACGAGGGATCAGCCGCGGGGATTAATATTGTGTTGGGAGCTGCGGAGGGAGAGATCGTTGCCGACGCGGAAGTGCAGAAATCAGCACTAGCGGTGCTGGTTCACACGGTTTGTGCCCCCATTCATCGACCCAGCGGATCGCTAGCTCGCTTTGGTTCGGCGAAAAAACGAATGCCGAACAAGAACTCGGAAGAGCTGCTGCAGAAAGTGTGGGAATCCGTGCGATCAAACAACGGTATCATCGTGCTGCTGTCGCTGATGTGTGTGAAGACACCGATCACGGATGCGGACTGCATCCGTGGGATGGCCTGCCGGGCGCTCGCTGGACTGGCCAGGTCTGAAACGGTGCAACAGATCATAGGCAAATTGCCACTGTTCGTTAACGGGCAACTGCAGA GTCTCATGCGGGATCCGATTCTGCAGGAAAAACGCGCTGAGCATGTTCAGTTCCAGAAGTACGCTCTGGAGTTGATGGAGCGCGTCTCGGGGAAAGCTAAAACGTTCAACAATCAGCTGGACACTTCGCTGGCAGATATTCACAAGGCGAACGTGGTAGCCCAGACAAAGATTCAATTCAACGAGCAACAGTTGTACCAACTGATATATCAGCACCTGATGGCGCGGGGTTTGTCCGAAACTGCCACCAATCTGGTTAAGGAAAGTGGCATTTCGGTTCCCATTAGCCACCAACAGCATCATCAACACCAGCAGGTATCCAGCATAAGTCGAAATCTGCACCACTCGCCCTTCGCCTTTCGGTCACCTAGTGCAACCATTATACAGCGGTCGAGAATTCGTAGTAAAGCATCCGAGCCCAGCTTCAATCATTCAATGGCACAGGCAAACCTGCAAGCCGCTCTGGCTGCCGCCAGTATAGAGGCAAGCTCGTTGGCAGCGGGAAGCACCAACAGCGATTTGCAAGCCATAAAAATGGACACCCCCATCGGTGCCGGAGCTACGTTAGCTTCCGATGCCACCACGGAACCGTTCACTCCGATAAAACTAATCAAAAAAACTAATACGAGTAGTGCCAGTGCGGGAGGGGCCGCTGGTAGTAGTTCTTCGCACGGTAATAGCATCAATATAAACACTCCCTTCTCATCCTCCTCTAGCAATCAGCGGTCTCTGCAAAAGCAGATCTCCGCCACCGTCGATACGGCGTCGTTTCTTGTCCCTGCTTCCACGTCTTCCAAAACGACAACGACAGACGGTCCAAGTAGTACGGTAACTCTCGATACGATAATAACGGAGTACCTCACCAATCAGCACGCACTCTGCAAGCATCCAATGTCCACCTGTCCCcagttcgatttgtttgttccGCACAAATGTCCTGATCCCAGGCCGAATAGAGCCTCCGGGATGAGTACAAACTTTGCGGCGCGCTTCTTCAAACGCCACGCCGGTTACTCATCCGAGCGGTTCGACAGAAGGTTGGTTCACTCGAACTTTTCCGCTTCGCGAGTGTTGCGTCCGCAGGACTCGGAGTTCTTCTTCACGTGTTGCTATTTCACG CCATGTGCGACGAAGCTCATCACGGGGTCACACAGCGGAGAGGTGAAAATCTTCAATCTCAGCGATAGCAACGAGGAATACAACTATTCCTGCCACGAGTCGTACGTCAATTCCATCAAGTGTAGTAAAGACGGTCAGCTGCTGTTGACGTCATGCGCGTGGCGGTCACCAATGACGGCTTTGTGGAATATCGAGAACAATCGATTCTCACAGAAGCTCCAATGGGACGAAGAGGAATACATGGAGTTCCCGAACATAAAACAGGATAAAGTGCTCGCAACCACCGGGGAG GTTGCCACAATCTATGACATAAACACAGGACAGAAGACACTGTCGCTGGTGCCAAACATCTACAATCAGTACACCAAAAATCGCGCCACTTTTTGCCCCTCGGACGAGCTGGTTCTGTCGGATGGCGTCCTGTGGGATGTGACCTCGGGCAAGGAAATCCACAAGTTTGATAAACTAAATCAAACCATCTCGGGTGTGTTCCACCCGAACGGGTTGGAAATAGTGTCCAATACGGAAGTGTGGGATCTACGGACATTCCATCTGTTGCGAACTGTGCCGGCGTTAGACCAGTGCTATGTGAGTTTCTCCCCGCAGAATGTGATATACGGTATTTGTCCGGAGGTGGAAACCGAGCCAAATTCGGACAATGTGTTTTTCGAGTCTAGCTTTAAGGTGCTAGATGGGTATAACTACTCGAGCATTTCGACGGTGGACGTGAAGCGCAACATTTACGATCTGGCGATCAATTTGTACGGAAGCCAGATTGCGATAGTGGAGAATCAGGGTGGTTTCAACTCGGTGCAGGAATCGGTGGTTCGGATATACAGTGTCGGGCGGAAGAAGAACACCGAAGATGATGccgaggaagaggaagaggagaTGGAGAATTCAGAGGACAACTCGATGTCGGAGACGGAATCTGTCG
- the LOC129767397 gene encoding protein mahjong isoform X2 has protein sequence MASPPDQVEILRGRDLTRIFQLWEERHSTSGYDPEPIVTRLAEIFEEETEVYMRKDPDPFDERHPSRTDPNSELGRMLKTLFRKDHFMTRLVNDYLRDNFFTRQNVQQCSQPLNIAACRLILVIMPGLETSAVFQAEFDHLINRLYGWAESSPEPLQSYATGLLGAAMEVQEIAVSFREQNIRLLPIMLRRLHVLQLAHRNRDRLLEAGEGTSSTAFQRMFQGESTSISQQSSPVKTRDEAPMEDEENSADAERPFAHLGATETVTAPSNGASPESNLNLLFQNENSQNTQDNGQGRTSHRNMIPIFPATIATSQMLILRYLTPMGEYQEFLPHVFEHNAMSLIFRYIENLEAKDTCLAFEALKYLASLLCHKKFSLEFIANGGLERLLKVPRPSLAATGVSIAFYYLAYCEDAMERICLMPQKIITELVTYALWLLGCSHDSGRCHATMFFGLSCQFKTMMDEFDKQDGLRKMYNVISVLPILLPADDYNLNDDEECAARQVVRHVCVALKKYFENHLYYKYSQVTRQQCPTGTLAQPVFKSVKNSPEVISDQIKTLQELLPMKARWSPVDEFLDLGGVNLLLRIIALAYEWNYSGRAETVRAALDVLNICCVIPRVHAMFCERIDFPDEGSAAGINIVLGAAEGEIVADAEVQKSALAVLVHTVCAPIHRPSGSLARFGSAKKRMPNKNSEELLQKVWESVRSNNGIIVLLSLMCVKTPITDADCIRGMACRALAGLARSETVQQIIGKLPLFVNGQLQSLMRDPILQEKRAEHVQFQKYALELMERVSGKAKTFNNQLDTSLADIHKANVVAQTKIQFNEQQLYQLIYQHLMARGLSETATNLVKESGISVPISHQQHHQHQQVSSISRNLHHSPFAFRSPSATIIQRSRIRSKASEPSFNHSMAQANLQAALAAASIEASSLAAGSTNSDLQAIKMDTPIGAGATLASDATTEPFTPIKLIKKTNTSSASAGGAAGSSSSHGNSININTPFSSSSSNQRSLQKQISATVDTASFLVPASTSSKTTTTDGPSSTVTLDTIITEYLTNQHALCKHPMSTCPQFDLFVPHKCPDPRPNRASGMSTNFAARFFKRHAGYSSERFDRRLVHSNFSASRVLRPQDSEFFFTCCYFTPCATKLITGSHSGEVKIFNLSDSNEEYNYSCHESYVNSIKCSKDGQLLLTSCAWRSPMTALWNIENNRFSQKLQWDEEEYMEFPNIKQDKVLATTGEVATIYDINTGQKTLSLVPNIYNQYTKNRATFCPSDELVLSDGVLWDVTSGKEIHKFDKLNQTISGVFHPNGLEIVSNTEVWDLRTFHLLRTVPALDQCYVSFSPQNVIYGICPEVETEPNSDNVFFESSFKVLDGYNYSSISTVDVKRNIYDLAINLYGSQIAIVENQGGFNSVQESVVRIYSVGRKKNTEDDAEEEEEEMENSEDNSMSETESVVFHGARGENGGQRRRRRRGMRINVLDDDDIFQPGSSSSSEDDDDDDDMDDNDDDGDNGENDDNEDNDGGEDDGANNNEDDGEEDASSWTTTSDLEDFLLL, from the exons ATGGCATCACCACCTGATCAGGTGGAAATATTGAGGGGACGTGatcttacgcggattttccagcTATGGGAGGAGAGGCACAGTACCTCCGGATATGATCCGGAGCCAATTGTGACAAG ATTAGCGGAAATCTTCGAGGAGGAAACCGAGGTGTACATGCGCAAAGATCCGGACCCTTTCGATGAGCGACACCCGTCCCGAACCGATCCAAACAGTGAGCTCGGTCGGATGTTGAAAACTTTGTTTCGAAAGGATCACTTTATGACCCGGCTGGTGAACGATTACTTGCGGGATAATTTCTTCACGAGACAGAATGTGCAACAATGTTCGCAACCGCTCAACATCGCCGCCTGTCGGCTTATTCTGGTTATCATGCCCGGACTGGAGACATCGGCTGTGTTCCAGGCTGAATTCGATCATTTGATTAACAGACTCTACGGATGGGCAGAATCGAGTCCCGAACCGCTGCAAAGTTACGCCACGGGACTGTTGGGAGCGGCAATGGAAGTGCAGGAGATTGCTGTCAGTTTCAGGGAGCAAAATATTCGACTGTTGCCAATAATGCTGCGCCGATTGCATGTCCTTCAGTTGGCCCACCGGAATCGTGATCGGCTGCTAGAGGCTGGGGAAGGCACCAGTAGTACCGCCTTCCAGCGAATGTTCCAAGGAGAGTCGACCTCAATTTCACAGCAATCATCGCCTGTGAAGACGCGGGACGAGGCTCCGATGGAGGATGAAGAAAACAGCGCGGATGCGGAAAGACCATTTGCCCACTTGGGTGCCACAGAGACTGTCACCGCGCCATCAAACGGAGCTTCGCCAGAGTCGAATCTGAATTTATTGTTCCAAAATGAAAACAGTCAAAACACACAGGATAATGGGCAAGGTCGAACTTCCCATCGGAACATGATTCCGATCTTTCCGGCCACGATCGCAACCAGCCAAATGTTGATTCTGCGGTACCTTACCCCGATGGGAGAGTATCAGGAGTTTCTTCCGCACGTCTTCGAGCACAACGCCATGAGCCTAATTTTTCGATATATCGAAAATTTGGAAGCCAAAGATACCTGTTTGGCGTTCGAAGCCCTCAAATATCTCGCATCGCTCCTTTGTCACAAAAAGTTTTCGCTGGAATTCATTGCAAACGGGGGGTTGGAACGTCTGCTAAAGGTTCCCAGACCAAGCCTCGCTGCCACCGGAGTTTCGATCGCATTCTACTATCTAGCCTATTGCGAGGATGCGATGGAACGGATCTGTTTGATGCCACAGAAGATAATCACCGAATTGGTCACCTATGCCCTTTGGCTCTTGGGTTGTTCTCACGATTCTGGCCGTTGTCACGCGACAATGTTCTTCGGTCTCAGTTGCCAATTCAAAACCATGATGGATGAATTCGATAAGCAGGATGGACTTCGGAAAATGTACAACGTGATATCGGTGCTTCCAATTTTGCTGCCGGCGGACGATTACAACCTCAATGACGACGAGGAGTGCGCCGCACGCCAGGTGGTACGCCACGTGTGCGTTGCGTTGAAAAAGTATTTCGAAAATCATCTTTACTACAAATACAGCCAGGTCACGCGACAGCAGTGCCCCACAGGAACACTCGCGCAGCCGGTTTTTAAGTCGGTCAAAAACTCCCCCGAGGTAATAAGCGATCAGATCAAAACGCTGCAAGAGTTGCTGCCGATGAAGGCACGCTGGTCGCCGGTGGACGAGTTCCTCGATTTGGGAGGGGTGAATCTACTTTTGCGTATCATTGCGTTGGCTTACGAGTGGAACTATAGTGGACG TGCCGAGACGGTGCGAGCCGCACTGGATGTACTCAACATCTGCTGTGTTATCCCCCGGGTGCACGCAATGTTTTGCGAGAGGATTGATTTCCCGGACGAGGGATCAGCCGCGGGGATTAATATTGTGTTGGGAGCTGCGGAGGGAGAGATCGTTGCCGACGCGGAAGTGCAGAAATCAGCACTAGCGGTGCTGGTTCACACGGTTTGTGCCCCCATTCATCGACCCAGCGGATCGCTAGCTCGCTTTGGTTCGGCGAAAAAACGAATGCCGAACAAGAACTCGGAAGAGCTGCTGCAGAAAGTGTGGGAATCCGTGCGATCAAACAACGGTATCATCGTGCTGCTGTCGCTGATGTGTGTGAAGACACCGATCACGGATGCGGACTGCATCCGTGGGATGGCCTGCCGGGCGCTCGCTGGACTGGCCAGGTCTGAAACGGTGCAACAGATCATAGGCAAATTGCCACTGTTCGTTAACGGGCAACTGCAGA GTCTCATGCGGGATCCGATTCTGCAGGAAAAACGCGCTGAGCATGTTCAGTTCCAGAAGTACGCTCTGGAGTTGATGGAGCGCGTCTCGGGGAAAGCTAAAACGTTCAACAATCAGCTGGACACTTCGCTGGCAGATATTCACAAGGCGAACGTGGTAGCCCAGACAAAGATTCAATTCAACGAGCAACAGTTGTACCAACTGATATATCAGCACCTGATGGCGCGGGGTTTGTCCGAAACTGCCACCAATCTGGTTAAGGAAAGTGGCATTTCGGTTCCCATTAGCCACCAACAGCATCATCAACACCAGCAGGTATCCAGCATAAGTCGAAATCTGCACCACTCGCCCTTCGCCTTTCGGTCACCTAGTGCAACCATTATACAGCGGTCGAGAATTCGTAGTAAAGCATCCGAGCCCAGCTTCAATCATTCAATGGCACAGGCAAACCTGCAAGCCGCTCTGGCTGCCGCCAGTATAGAGGCAAGCTCGTTGGCAGCGGGAAGCACCAACAGCGATTTGCAAGCCATAAAAATGGACACCCCCATCGGTGCCGGAGCTACGTTAGCTTCCGATGCCACCACGGAACCGTTCACTCCGATAAAACTAATCAAAAAAACTAATACGAGTAGTGCCAGTGCGGGAGGGGCCGCTGGTAGTAGTTCTTCGCACGGTAATAGCATCAATATAAACACTCCCTTCTCATCCTCCTCTAGCAATCAGCGGTCTCTGCAAAAGCAGATCTCCGCCACCGTCGATACGGCGTCGTTTCTTGTCCCTGCTTCCACGTCTTCCAAAACGACAACGACAGACGGTCCAAGTAGTACGGTAACTCTCGATACGATAATAACGGAGTACCTCACCAATCAGCACGCACTCTGCAAGCATCCAATGTCCACCTGTCCCcagttcgatttgtttgttccGCACAAATGTCCTGATCCCAGGCCGAATAGAGCCTCCGGGATGAGTACAAACTTTGCGGCGCGCTTCTTCAAACGCCACGCCGGTTACTCATCCGAGCGGTTCGACAGAAGGTTGGTTCACTCGAACTTTTCCGCTTCGCGAGTGTTGCGTCCGCAGGACTCGGAGTTCTTCTTCACGTGTTGCTATTTCACG CCATGTGCGACGAAGCTCATCACGGGGTCACACAGCGGAGAGGTGAAAATCTTCAATCTCAGCGATAGCAACGAGGAATACAACTATTCCTGCCACGAGTCGTACGTCAATTCCATCAAGTGTAGTAAAGACGGTCAGCTGCTGTTGACGTCATGCGCGTGGCGGTCACCAATGACGGCTTTGTGGAATATCGAGAACAATCGATTCTCACAGAAGCTCCAATGGGACGAAGAGGAATACATGGAGTTCCCGAACATAAAACAGGATAAAGTGCTCGCAACCACCGGGGAG GTTGCCACAATCTATGACATAAACACAGGACAGAAGACACTGTCGCTGGTGCCAAACATCTACAATCAGTACACCAAAAATCGCGCCACTTTTTGCCCCTCGGACGAGCTGGTTCTGTCGGATGGCGTCCTGTGGGATGTGACCTCGGGCAAGGAAATCCACAAGTTTGATAAACTAAATCAAACCATCTCGGGTGTGTTCCACCCGAACGGGTTGGAAATAGTGTCCAATACGGAAGTGTGGGATCTACGGACATTCCATCTGTTGCGAACTGTGCCGGCGTTAGACCAGTGCTATGTGAGTTTCTCCCCGCAGAATGTGATATACGGTATTTGTCCGGAGGTGGAAACCGAGCCAAATTCGGACAATGTGTTTTTCGAGTCTAGCTTTAAGGTGCTAGATGGGTATAACTACTCGAGCATTTCGACGGTGGACGTGAAGCGCAACATTTACGATCTGGCGATCAATTTGTACGGAAGCCAGATTGCGATAGTGGAGAATCAGGGTGGTTTCAACTCGGTGCAGGAATCGGTGGTTCGGATATACAGTGTCGGGCGGAAGAAGAACACCGAAGATGATGccgaggaagaggaagaggagaTGGAGAATTCAGAGGACAACTCGATGTCGGAGACGGAATCTGTCG